One genomic window of Trueperaceae bacterium includes the following:
- a CDS encoding cytochrome c peroxidase — translation MSHRTLHLGAAAVLALIALAVSLAACSQRDAWSDDELATLESLSLSSLPPLPPDPSNTYGDDPRAADLGHRLFFDTRLSANGQVACATCHLAELNFTDGKPLGEGVGTTSRKTMTVVGTAYSPWLFWDGRADSQWSQALGPLESAVEHGGSRLQYAHLIADQYADEYEAVFGPLPDLSGLPATGGPVDDPVARANWESLSPEQQEDVTRVFVNVGKAIAAYERLLMPGESRFDRYVAAVAAGDTEAAATLLTGDEVAGLRLFIGGAGCTNCHNGALFTNNEFHNTGVPSRPDLPEDSGRALGARQVMESEFNCLGPWSDAEPRDCTELRFLKAEGHELERAFKPPSLRNVAESAPYMHAGQFATLGEVLRHYNDAPHAPAGHSELSPLGLSDEQLAQLEAFLRTLSAPLATPEELLRAPEGMPADAAPASTAEGDGR, via the coding sequence GTGAGCCACAGGACCCTTCACCTCGGCGCCGCCGCCGTGCTCGCGCTGATCGCCCTGGCGGTGAGCCTCGCGGCCTGCTCGCAGCGGGACGCCTGGAGCGATGACGAGCTCGCCACGCTGGAGAGCCTCTCGCTGAGCAGCCTCCCGCCGCTCCCCCCGGACCCCTCGAACACCTACGGCGACGACCCGCGCGCCGCCGACCTGGGGCACCGCCTCTTCTTCGACACCCGCCTGAGCGCGAACGGCCAGGTGGCCTGCGCCACCTGCCACCTGGCCGAGCTCAACTTCACCGACGGCAAGCCCCTCGGCGAGGGCGTGGGCACGACGAGCCGCAAGACGATGACGGTGGTCGGCACCGCCTACAGCCCCTGGCTCTTCTGGGACGGCCGCGCCGACAGCCAGTGGAGCCAGGCGCTGGGCCCGCTCGAGAGCGCGGTCGAGCACGGCGGCAGCCGCCTGCAGTACGCGCACCTGATCGCCGACCAGTACGCCGACGAGTACGAGGCGGTGTTCGGCCCGCTGCCGGACCTCTCCGGGCTGCCCGCCACGGGCGGCCCCGTGGACGACCCCGTGGCGCGGGCGAACTGGGAGTCGCTGAGCCCCGAGCAGCAGGAGGACGTCACCCGGGTGTTCGTGAACGTGGGCAAGGCGATCGCCGCCTACGAGCGCCTGCTCATGCCGGGCGAGTCCCGCTTCGACCGCTACGTGGCTGCGGTGGCGGCCGGCGACACCGAGGCGGCGGCGACGCTCCTCACAGGCGACGAGGTCGCCGGGCTGCGCCTGTTCATCGGCGGGGCCGGCTGCACTAACTGCCACAACGGGGCGCTCTTCACGAACAACGAGTTCCACAACACGGGCGTGCCGTCCCGGCCCGACCTGCCGGAGGACAGCGGGCGCGCCCTCGGCGCCAGGCAGGTCATGGAGAGCGAGTTCAACTGCCTGGGCCCCTGGAGCGACGCCGAGCCGCGCGACTGCACGGAGCTGCGCTTCCTCAAGGCCGAGGGTCACGAGCTGGAGCGCGCCTTCAAGCCGCCGTCGCTGCGCAACGTCGCCGAGTCGGCCCCCTACATGCACGCCGGCCAGTTCGCGACCCTCGGCGAGGTGCTCAGGCACTACAACGACGCGCCCCACGCGCCGGCCGGGCACAGCGAGCTCTCGCCGCTGGGCCTCAGCGACGAGCAGCTCGCGCAGCTCGAGGCCTTCCTGCGCACCCTCTCGGCGCCGCTGGCCACACCGGAGGAGCTGCTGCGGGCGCCGGAGGGCATGCCCGCGGACGCGGCGCCCGCCTCGACCGCGGAAGGAGACGGCCGATGA